One window from the genome of Chroococcidiopsis sp. TS-821 encodes:
- the tmk gene encoding dTMP kinase encodes MSGRLIVFEGVEGCGKTTQLQRSHQWLKTLSLPAIVTREPGGTDLGTALRQLLLKVDTQPIAHATELLLYAADRAQHVEEVLKPELANGTIILCDRYVDSTVAYQGYGRGLSQSLIAQLNFIATGGLASDITIWLDIDVATSLARKQHQSTSDRIEQEKIEFHRRVQQGYTELAQNHPNRIVRVDASRSEAEVQGTIQQILRQRFPEIRAKCRS; translated from the coding sequence ATGAGTGGCAGATTGATTGTCTTTGAAGGTGTCGAAGGTTGCGGCAAAACAACACAGTTACAGCGCTCGCACCAATGGCTAAAAACATTATCATTACCTGCCATCGTCACCCGCGAACCAGGTGGCACAGATTTAGGTACGGCGCTACGCCAATTACTATTAAAGGTAGATACGCAGCCAATTGCTCATGCTACCGAGTTGTTATTATACGCAGCAGACCGCGCTCAACACGTAGAAGAAGTCCTCAAACCCGAACTCGCTAATGGCACAATTATTTTGTGCGATCGCTACGTTGATTCTACGGTCGCGTATCAAGGCTATGGTCGAGGTTTGAGTCAAAGTTTAATTGCGCAATTAAATTTTATTGCTACAGGTGGGTTAGCAAGTGATATCACAATTTGGTTGGATATTGATGTCGCTACAAGTCTTGCCAGAAAACAGCACCAGAGTACGAGCGATCGCATCGAGCAAGAAAAAATCGAGTTTCATCGCCGCGTACAGCAAGGTTACACCGAATTGGCTCAAAATCACCCAAATCGCATCGTTCGAGTTGATGCTAGTCGCAGCGAAGCCGAAGTGCAAGGGACAATTCAGCAAATTTTACGGCAACGCTTTCCAGAAATTAGAGCCAAATGCCGTTCGTAA
- a CDS encoding SpoIID/LytB domain-containing protein yields the protein MKFKLLRLLSLQGRFWWSALFWLAFVAPAAAMEIRVAIERGVEQIKVGSSTTATIRDYTSGKALGQLAAMNAFYAQPDPAGVALAQVQSSAMWVEPSGNGYVFIGDRWYRGRTLLLPAQQGVTAVNYVDLEQYLYSVLGGEMNGNWHQEALKAQAVAARTYAVYKRENESNGVYDVLNTQASQVYKGIASESPGTHAAVNATTGQILTYNNKPILAAFHACSGGHTENVEDVWSQPLPYLRGVAGYDDNVTACQWVKTVTGEELNQKITGIGTVQALTPVLSPYGSVKSMKFIGDRGTRELRGDALRTALGLRSTRFTITAEPLGLRFDGRGWGHGLGMSQWGAYNLAQQGVKYQQILSHYYRGASLAQLKR from the coding sequence ATGAAATTCAAACTTCTACGCTTATTATCGCTTCAAGGGCGCTTCTGGTGGTCAGCCTTATTTTGGCTCGCGTTCGTTGCTCCCGCAGCGGCGATGGAAATTCGCGTAGCAATTGAACGGGGTGTCGAGCAAATTAAAGTTGGTAGTTCGACAACGGCGACGATCCGCGATTATACCAGTGGCAAAGCTTTGGGGCAACTTGCGGCAATGAATGCCTTTTATGCACAACCCGATCCAGCTGGCGTTGCCTTAGCGCAGGTACAATCTTCGGCAATGTGGGTTGAGCCGAGTGGGAATGGCTATGTGTTCATTGGCGATCGCTGGTATCGCGGTAGAACGCTACTATTGCCCGCACAACAAGGCGTGACTGCGGTCAACTACGTCGATTTAGAACAGTATCTCTACAGCGTTCTTGGCGGCGAGATGAATGGTAATTGGCATCAAGAAGCTTTAAAAGCCCAAGCCGTTGCAGCGCGTACGTATGCGGTTTACAAGCGAGAAAACGAAAGCAACGGTGTTTATGATGTCCTCAATACGCAAGCCTCACAAGTTTACAAGGGTATTGCTAGCGAATCACCAGGTACTCATGCTGCAGTTAATGCCACTACAGGGCAAATTCTTACTTACAACAACAAACCAATTCTGGCGGCGTTTCATGCGTGTTCGGGCGGACATACCGAAAATGTGGAAGATGTGTGGTCGCAGCCCTTACCATACTTACGGGGAGTTGCTGGCTACGATGATAACGTGACTGCCTGTCAGTGGGTGAAGACAGTTACTGGAGAAGAACTTAACCAAAAAATTACTGGAATTGGCACGGTACAAGCTTTAACGCCCGTTTTGAGTCCTTATGGCAGTGTCAAAAGCATGAAGTTTATTGGCGATCGCGGTACGCGCGAACTGCGAGGAGATGCTCTACGCACAGCACTCGGTTTGAGAAGTACGCGCTTTACAATTACAGCCGAACCTTTAGGTTTGCGCTTTGATGGTCGTGGCTGGGGTCATGGCTTAGGTATGAGCCAATGGGGAGCATATAATTTAGCACAACAGGGAGTGAAGTACCAGCAAATTTTATCGCACTACTATCGCGGTGCTAGTCTAGCTCAACTCAAACGTTAG
- the holB gene encoding DNA polymerase III subunit delta': MSNFFASAIGQAQAVALLTQAINRQRIAPAYLFVGPPGVGRSLTARCFITQIFCTNAPTAQHHQIKQRIQLGNHPDLLWVQPTYLHQGQRLTAAEAAEAGVKRKAPPIIRVEQIREIAQFLSRSPIEASRNIVVIEQAETMAETAANALLKTLEEPGLATIILIAPAVEALLPTLVSRCQRIPFYRLSREQMTQVLQQTGDENLHMSPAVLAIAQGSPGDAIAASQQLQAIPAELIQALTHPPQSIHNALDLARQIDKTLDTEAQLWLIDYLQHAYWQQFLAGDMQNSPLPHLEQAKKYLRSYAQPRLVWEVTFLQMSQLQPQ, translated from the coding sequence ATGTCCAACTTTTTCGCCTCCGCAATCGGACAAGCACAAGCGGTCGCGTTATTGACACAAGCCATTAATCGTCAACGAATTGCGCCAGCCTATTTATTTGTTGGTCCTCCTGGTGTAGGACGTAGCTTGACCGCCCGGTGCTTTATCACGCAAATATTCTGTACCAATGCTCCAACCGCTCAGCATCACCAAATCAAACAACGCATACAATTAGGAAACCACCCAGATTTGTTATGGGTGCAACCAACTTATTTGCATCAAGGACAACGACTTACCGCAGCAGAAGCCGCAGAGGCTGGGGTCAAACGCAAAGCACCACCCATAATTCGCGTCGAGCAAATTCGAGAAATCGCGCAATTTCTAAGCCGTTCTCCCATAGAAGCATCGCGAAATATCGTTGTCATTGAACAAGCAGAAACAATGGCAGAAACCGCAGCAAATGCGTTGCTCAAAACATTAGAAGAACCAGGATTAGCAACGATCATCTTAATTGCGCCTGCGGTGGAAGCGTTGTTGCCAACATTAGTATCGCGGTGTCAGCGAATTCCGTTTTATCGTCTCAGTCGCGAGCAGATGACGCAAGTTCTCCAGCAAACGGGTGATGAAAATTTACATATGTCGCCTGCTGTATTAGCGATCGCGCAAGGAAGCCCAGGAGATGCGATCGCCGCAAGCCAACAACTCCAAGCTATTCCTGCTGAATTAATCCAAGCACTGACTCATCCGCCGCAATCAATACATAACGCCTTAGATTTAGCAAGACAAATTGATAAAACTTTAGATACAGAAGCGCAGTTGTGGTTGATAGATTACCTCCAACACGCTTATTGGCAGCAGTTTCTAGCAGGAGACATGCAAAACTCACCTCTACCACATTTAGAGCAAGCCAAAAAGTACTTACGCTCCTACGCACAACCACGATTAGTGTGGGAAGTTACGTTCTTACAAATGAGTCAACTGCAACCACAATAG